The Tamandua tetradactyla isolate mTamTet1 chromosome 23, mTamTet1.pri, whole genome shotgun sequence genome includes a window with the following:
- the LOC143667498 gene encoding large ribosomal subunit protein uL18m, producing MALRSRPWELLSVCRNPEFGFAALSTGPKPAVTPEVDPLENEAVAPEFTNRNPRNLELLAVARKERGWRTVWPSREFWHRLRVIRTQHHIEAFVEHRNGQVVVSASTREWAIKKHLYRTRNVVACENIGRVLAERCLEAGINFMVYQPTPWEASSDSMKRLQSALTEGGVVLQEPRRIYE from the coding sequence ATGGCGCTTCGTTCGCGGCCCTGGGAGTTATTGTCGGTTTGCAGAAATCCAGAGTTTGGGTTTGCAGCCCTCTCAACTGGTCCCAAACCAGCGGTGACGCCTGAAGTGGACCCTCTGGAAAATGAAGCTGTTGCCCCAGAATTTACCAACCGAAATCCCCGGAATCTGGAACTCTTAGCTGTAGCCAGGAAGGAGCGGGGTTGGCGGACGGTGTGGCCCTCCCGTGAGTTCTGGCACAGGTTACGAGTTATACGGACTCAACATCATATTGAAGCATTTGTTGAACATCGAAATGGCCAGGTTGTGGTTTCAGCTTCCACTCGTGAATGGGCTATTAAAAAGCATCTTTATAGGACCAGAAATGTTGTGGCTTGTGAGAATATAGGGAGAGTGCTGGCAGAGAGATGCTTAGAGGCAGGCATCAACTTCATGGTCTACCAGCCAACTCCTTGGGAGGCATCCTCAGACTCGATGAAACGACTACAAAGTGCTCTGACAGAAGGTGGTGTGGTACTACAGGAACCTCGGCGAATctatgaataa